The genomic segment attcctacgattcgagttttcgaatgattttttcaagttttttcccaaccggacttttttgatgttattttattgatatataaggtaaaaaacatgaatgggagtttggttcagctttgtttaataaaaaaaattagataaattttagtaaaaaaaaaccttaattgtGTTAAAGGAATTCTCGTCACAAATTTCATAGCATAGATATAACCTCTGCACAGTATAATGCACATTAAAACATGTTAGGAATCAATTGCTTTTCCCACAGGCAGAAGTGCAAGATGGGACACAAGTGTTCATGCACAGGGGGCTTCAGCTGGGGGAGTGGCTGCACTGGTATAGAAAATCTAGCACAATGTGTAAAGTGCAATGTTAGGGGGCCTTGATTCTAATTacttactaaaaaatatttttcttttcttcaggcAAGTAAGGAGTACACACCCCTGAGAACAATCCCATCCAAAAACAGGGGCTGGGATAAGACATCCACATGggtgtcctttttctctgtaataataaaacagtgccttgtacttgatggtaatcctgttgggtttatttaatgttgatatgattttcATCAGAcaataaggtatggtgatccaaattatggaaagatttcttatctggaatacctctggccccaagcattccagaCAATAGATCATATAcatgtacataaaaaaaataattcctgaCATTCCTTGCTTCCTCTGCATCAGTTTGAACTGTGAGCTTACAAAGGGGCTCTGTGCAATGAGGAAACAGAGTAAAATCATTTCTGACTTTGAGGCAAAGTTCGCTATACTTATGAGCACTGTATCTTTGATTGTGGAATTCTGCAGGTACGTGGCTAGTGTGCAAAGTATATAACTAATGCATAACTTTTCTTTTCACCCAAACAGCAGATTGCTTTGTTAATAACACAAGAGTCTTGGCTGGTGAGTAAGTGCAGGTGACTTTGCTGGTCTTGTGAAAAGTGGGTCTTTATGTACATGACAACGATAggatatgtaaaaatataaacattgcaAACTAAGAGGGGACCTCTGTTTCTCTAAagcttttatttcttaattaaaacctTATCTTGGGGCTTGTGTTGAATGCAGGTATAGCATTGTCTCATTGGGACAGACATTCctcctgtttgttttattttacattaaattaaattttttttagctgtaagcTGCCTACTAGTACCTGCCAACTGTTGTGGTCACTTTGATCATTCAAGACAATTAACCACAGACAGACTGAACACAACAAATCCCAAACGGATGTTTGTGCCCATCTAAGGAGGAAATCTGCTGGGGGTCCAAGGGTGTGGGTTTCTGGGTATGGGGTGTGGGTTATCATATAAAAAGATAGTGAGacagaaaatgtataaagaaaCAGAGGGATAGAGATGAAGGCGAGATAAAGAATTAGACTGGGaattttatgaataaatagtGGCACTGGCAGATACACGAATGATCAGTTGATTTTCAGTcataaatgttattatatatatatatacagtttatcaaTATAAAGAATCTGAGAGAGCTTGCTACATAGAAATCTGTATGACACAATAAAAAGCTGGTAATGTTTCACTTGCTAATCTTTATACAGTCAATGTGAGAATAGCCtcgagaaaagaaagggaaaagatGTGACATATCATGCAGCCCCATTCCAAAACAATTAGCTATGCTGTGCTCCAGTGCAACTGTTTTATTTTGGAGCGTCACTGCAGGATCATTTGTAATTGAAGGCAAAAATAAGTCTGTGAAATCTATTAGccttttcatgtttaattcttGTTGATTTTTGATAGGGCAGTATGTGACACAGTTCAAGAGGGAACACAGATGAAGTGCTGAATAAAGACATTGTTGCTCCAGATGGGTGGGAGAATCTTTAGAGTGCTTTGACGTAACAGGGAAGGAACCCTGAGTACTCCCACTTCTTAAAAAGAGCATTTGAATCCTTCTGAAGTCTGGAGCATAAAGAGATACAAGAAGGCAGGGTCTAACACATCTGCTCTGCCTGGGGTCAAAAGGACCTTCCACTGACCCGAGCATAACAAGACGTCTAAAGGTAAGCATTTGCATCTAGTAGCAGTCAGGAACCGTAGAGAgaatatctatgtatatatatacacctgtCAATAGCATACCTACAGTTGTAGCAAAAGGAATATACTCAACAAGTTGTACTATAGGAAAAGAAAGATCTGGAAATTAAAATGCATAGGAAATTTGAGAAATCAgtgcaagtatgggatctattatctgaaatgttaTTGGGACAGGGGGTTTTCCAGCTAAAGGGTCTTTTGCATCACCAGACATTAAGGCTACtgaataaacatttaaacattaaaaaaaaaacaccaaacaatattgttttgcttctaaCAATCATTTAGTTTAATTAGCAGCAAGTAAACGCTACTGTGTTTCTTATGACAGAAATACAGGAAATCAGCCAAAAAAATAACTGTTTGGTCAAATAGGATTCTGTGAAAAAATGTagtttctgtatttcagagcaaaCCATATAATAGGTTTGCTGATAAATGTACAAGTAAAATAGATCAAAAGTTTTCGAActtcatgacttttttttatataatatttgttaGAAATGTGCTGCAATGCATATGCAGTATACATGAGAAATATAGATAACAACACTAACAACAGTAATATGAAAAACATTGCCAAACAGATTCAAAATGAAAAAGTATTTCGGCTcggtaaataattaaataaataaatatttaaagaaagtaaataaatatgaCGTGAATGCTGTGTCAGAAtgaaaaatcattataaaaaaaagaatattatataCTACTGAATGCTACTGGATGCAAACAGGGAAATATCACATGAAGAAGAGGGAAGGTGTCAGGGACTAGGATACTGCAACAGGCTTACTGACATAGGGAAACATTTCAGCAGCAGAGAAATACAGGAGGAGCATAGCCCATCAGCTAAGAAAATAAGTCAGTACCATGGACAGTAATATAGAGCAGAAACAGCAGGAATGAGCGATTCTCATATTCGTTCAATAATCACTGTAGAGAGGCAGAGGGGCATTTATcaaccatatatacagtatatatatgtatatatatatatttctaagtaATATCTAACttatgtgtaaaatgttttacatgctTGATCTAATATACATCTGCTATTGCtccatttacaaatgtttttaagcATGTCCTGGTCATGTTATGAAAGCTTCTTTGAAGATGAGAATCTTGTTCTACCTTTTTAATTTTCGTACATGTAGTTAGGAAGTAATGGAAGTAAATGAACGCTGGAGCAGCATGTCAAACAGTTCACCGTTTTATTCAATTTGCAAAACAACGTAAATGTTCCACTGGATCAATGTTCAATTTCCCTGAGTACCCAGCAGCCTCCTGATTTATGCTGCAAAATGAGTAGGTTATGAGAAAGGTTTCGTAGCAGATttttgtaccgtgttagccatccATTGATCACAACagagaaatatattatttatctaCTTAGTAGACTCTAAAACATGAGCTTTCTGGGCAGTTTTGGTGCCTCTTAAATTGTGCCAAGTGCTTGCATTTCATAAAccacaagattaggcaataaaaGTTGTCACTTACTCTATATTGTCCTATTTTGAGAAAGAATTGGCTCAATTGTTGTATCGACTCtacataaacattaataaacaccTAGAAACAATATAGAAATATAGTACTTATCTACTTAGTAGACTCTAAAACATGAGCTTTCTGGGCAGTTTTGGTGCCTCCTAAATTGTGCCAAGTGCTTGCATTTTATAAACCACAAGATTACGCAATAAAAGTTGTCACTTACTCTATATTGTCTTATTTGAGAAAGAATTGGCTCAATAATTGTATCGACTCTACATAAACACTAATAAACACCTAGAAACAATTAAATACAAGGAATCTTTTCAGAAGGGATCCATTGAATCCTATATTCGGTTTGGGATATGTCCaaatcctttttcagcagcattcagaTTCAGGCAAATCCAACCCCTTAAAATTTTGTGACTTTAGGTCACATGATTGAGGAAATCTCAAAGCGTGTAGGTTTTATTTTCCCCTTTCTTGCCTTAAATTGCATATGTATTAAGtttcatgtgcaaattagggttcagattcagttttcaGGGATTTAGCAAATGCTTTGTGTAAGATTCAATATTCAACCAAATCCTCCCCAAAAATGGATTTGGAGATGACTGCATTACTTCCTACTTCAGATGTAAAAGTAATAATCTCAGGTATTTTGCAAAAATAGCAGAAACCCCAGAAATGTCTGTGCAGTTTTCAATGCTAATTAAGAAACATGTAATAATTCATAGGGGCTATTTAAGATTGCTGCAGCTTTTCTGCATgagcaatctttaaggaaaccctgTGTGAGTTTTCTAACCAATCTAAAAACCTGCAAGTTCTGTCATTTTACCAGAACAGCCTTTTGGAACGAAGAAaaacttcagcaggtttaagtagACATACTTGGCTGTGCTTGTTCAGTTGAAGGGAACagtccctttaaatttaaaaaaaaaatgtcagttttttattcttaaatattttttatatatctaagAACAGCTTTAACGTAATAAACcgttgcaatatatatatatatagagcaataaCTTTTATATATCCTTTCTTATTCAGTCTagtgtatatttttatagtgtGTAATTTTGCGAAAGCATGACACCTAGTGGTCCttattcaccacaaattcattaaaatgtaaacattttggggcagatttacatagggtcgaatatcgagggttaattaaccctcgatattcgaatgtcgatgttaaatccttcgacttcgaatatcgaattaggatttagcgctattcgttcaatcgaacgaaaaatcgttcgattcgaaggattttaatccatcgatcgaacgatttttcttcgaccaaaaaaacattagaaagcctatggggaccttccccataagctaacattgtacttcggtaggtttaaggtggcgaagtagggggtcgaagtttattttaaagagacagtacttcgactatcaaatggtcgaatagtcgaacgatttttagttcgaatcgttcgataaaaagtagatacaggtataggatccatatcctgaaagctctgcattacgggTAGGGTCATCTCTAATAGACtcgattttaatgaaataatttaaaatgttaaaacatattttatttttctctacaaTTACAAAAAAGTATAGCGTATTTGATCTCAAGCTAAGatacaattcatttttattggttATTATACAATCCTCTTTGGTTTATgtcatctttaaatgatttttagcagtgtggagatccatattacataaagaccccttaCCTGGAAAGCGttgggtccagagcattctgtataacaggtcccatacctgtacttacatatacagtatttgtgcacTGTGTGTGAGAGTGAAAGGGTTAATATCATTCACATTTAACCCTTCATTTACCTGTTTTGTTCCTTATTCTTCCCGCTAAGGTGCAaaacttcctgactccaaaatgaaaaACAGTCAATTTCCTGTATGAATACTTTTCAATGCAAATGAACCCCATAAGCTTGTATGAAAGGAttttctgcaaaagaaaaggGACCCTTATTAAAACAAACTAGTTGTGTTTGCTCGTCCAGCACTTTCTGCATTCTGCTACTGTAGAAAAACCATTCAGCAGTTGGACCCTCATTGTATTTGTGccatttaaagtatattaatgttccattttatttttagtgtttttgaaGTGGCATGAGCTGCAGAAACAGTGGAAGAGAATACTACAGCATGCAACTAACATGTTCATTGCTTTTCCTGGGAATATTTGTTATCCCAGTCATCTGTTGCCATGGCCAGGTTGATCCCCTCGCCCTAGGCCGTGCAGATCCCCAGTGCTGGGAGACATCAACAGCAATCCTACTGGAGATGAAGAAGCCACGCATCGCAGACACTGTAACTGGCTTCTGGGATTTAATGATTTACCTGAAGTCCTCTGAGAACATAAAGCACGTCATTCTGTTCTGGGACCTAGCACAGCTTTTCTGGGACATTTATGTGGACTGTGTGCTTTCTAGAACACATGGCCTTGGGAGGAGACAGCTGAACGATGGAAACAAGGAAATAACAAACTTGATTTCACATCTCACATTAAGTAAGTTGCTTTTAGTACGTCTAGAGAATAATTCCTCAAGCCCAGATTCCAAAGGAGTAAGTTTTGAAGAAAAATGCATCAGATTGTTTTGAAATCTTTAAaggcagatttaaagggatactgttatgggaaaaatcaaaacgaatcagttaatagtgctgctccagcagaattctgcactgaaatccatttctcaaaagagcaaacagatttttttatattcaattttgaaatctgacatggggctagacatattgttaaattcccagctgccccaagtcatgtgacttgtgctctgataaacttcaatcactctttactgctgtactgcaagttggagtgatatcacccctcccttcccccccccccagcagccaaacaaaagaacaatgggaaggtaaccagatagcagctccctaacacaagataacaactgcctggtagatctaagaacaacactcaatagtaaaaacccatgtcccactgagactcctttagttacattgagagggaaaaacagtagcctgccagaaagcatttctctcctaaagtgcaggcacaagtcacatgaccaggggcagctgggaaattgacaaaatgtctagccccatgtcagatttctaaattgaatataaaaaaaaaactgtttgctcttttgagaaatggatttcagtgcagaattctgctggagtagcactattaactgatgctttttgaaaaaaacttgttttccgattacagtatccctttaaggacaatctagcatttttatttcataagaggtaaaaaaataaaaatgaatacacagAAAACCATTTCGGTTTGTAATAAGAGTTATTTAACAGTAATGAATTCAGTTAATAAAAAGCTCTGTAAATTCCAGTTTTTCATGACAGCTGTTTATAAAAATACCATGTGAGTAATAAGCGATCACAGTAAGATAGTATATgagaaaataattcacatttttaaaaatgattttctttttactgtaataataaaacagtactatgtACTTGTATgagataagatataattaatccttactggaggcaaagcaaacctattgggtttaattcatttttaacagattttttagTTGACTTGAGGCATGGCAATCCAAAATACagatagatcccttatctggaaaaccccaagccccaagcattctggataacag from the Xenopus laevis strain J_2021 chromosome 9_10L, Xenopus_laevis_v10.1, whole genome shotgun sequence genome contains:
- the LOC121397966 gene encoding protein FAM237A-like — encoded protein: MSCRNSGREYYSMQLTCSLLFLGIFVIPVICCHGQVDPLALGRADPQCWETSTAILLEMKKPRIADTVTGFWDLMIYLKSSENIKHVILFWDLAQLFWDIYVDCVLSRTHGLGRRQLNDGNKEITNLISHLTLKTYSHGQRSILPQKKSLSEELIGIRVHKSESRLLGSIQRGVKRK